A DNA window from candidate division KSB1 bacterium contains the following coding sequences:
- a CDS encoding insulinase family protein → MTTMHGFELLREQEIPELKSRALLFRHVKTGAQLLALENDDENKVFGITFRTPPPDATGVAHILEHAVLCGSRKYRVKEPFVELVKGSLNTFLNAFTYPDKTCYPVASQNLKDFYNLIEVYLDAVFYPLIPPQTLQQEGWHYEVENGTLHYKGVVFNEMKGSYASPERLLAEYTQQSLFPGHVYGLDSGGHPRHIPALTYAQFKAFHETYYHPSNARIFFYGDDPTPERLRLINEYLKDFEYKPVASEIPPPARWQAPRRAVHVYDAGQETGTGRKGMVTVNWLLTDNKDPETTLALSILAHALIGTPAAPLYKALIDSGLGEDIAGAGLEAELREMYFSTGLKGIAPADADKVEELILATLQRLVREGFDSGTIAAALNTIEFHLREKNTGSYPRGLVVMLSALTTWLYDGDPLAPLGFEAPLAAIKAKLAAHPRFFEELVQRHLLDNAHRSTVLLQPQAGLAEQEEAAERERLAAIQAQLSAAEMEGIIAQAAELKRRQETPDPPEELAKLPVLQREDLDRKIRTIPQVTLAYHGTPVLYHELFTNGIIYFDLGFNLHLLPPHLLPYVSLFSRALLEMGTEQADFVKLLQRIGCKTGGIRATSFISMRQHQSGSLSWLFLRGKAMRAQWDDLLAILRDVLLTVRLDNQERFRQMVLDEKAGQEAGLVPAGHRVVGSRLQACFNEAGWANEEMDGVNYLFFLRQLAQEVDANWPAVLARLEEIRRRLVNRNGMLCNLTLEEKDWRACEPGLYAFLDSLPQAQATPVDWSPRLNHGFEGLTIPAQVNYVGKAANLYRLGYAFHGSVLVITNFLRTTWLWERVRMQGGAYGGFCSFGRHSGVFSFLSYRDPNLLATIENYDRAGEFLAQVSLPPQELTKSIIGTIGDLDAYQLPDAKGYTAMIRHLLGDTDELRQRIRDQVLDTTARDFRAFAEVLAAVKDNGLVVVMGSPAAINEVNAARNNWLRVTKVL, encoded by the coding sequence ATGACCACGATGCATGGCTTCGAGTTGCTGCGGGAACAGGAGATTCCCGAATTGAAATCACGCGCCCTGCTGTTCCGCCATGTCAAAACCGGCGCGCAATTGCTCGCGCTCGAAAATGACGATGAGAACAAAGTCTTCGGCATCACCTTTCGCACCCCGCCGCCGGATGCCACCGGCGTCGCCCACATCCTGGAGCATGCCGTGCTGTGCGGCTCGCGCAAATATCGCGTGAAAGAGCCGTTCGTCGAACTGGTAAAGGGCTCGCTCAATACCTTCCTCAATGCCTTCACCTATCCCGACAAAACCTGCTATCCGGTGGCGAGCCAGAATTTAAAGGACTTCTACAATCTCATCGAAGTTTATCTTGATGCGGTTTTTTATCCGCTCATTCCGCCACAGACGCTGCAGCAGGAGGGCTGGCACTATGAAGTGGAAAACGGCACGCTGCACTACAAGGGCGTGGTCTTCAATGAAATGAAGGGCAGCTATGCCTCGCCCGAGCGCCTGTTGGCAGAGTACACGCAGCAGTCGCTTTTTCCCGGCCATGTCTACGGCCTGGATTCCGGCGGCCATCCGCGCCACATTCCCGCGCTGACCTACGCGCAGTTCAAGGCCTTTCATGAAACCTACTATCATCCCTCCAACGCGCGCATTTTTTTCTATGGCGATGACCCCACGCCCGAGCGCCTGCGCCTGATAAATGAATATCTCAAGGACTTCGAGTACAAACCCGTCGCTTCGGAAATCCCGCCGCCGGCGCGCTGGCAGGCGCCGCGGCGCGCGGTGCATGTCTATGATGCCGGGCAGGAAACCGGCACCGGCCGCAAAGGCATGGTGACGGTGAACTGGCTGCTCACCGACAACAAAGATCCGGAAACCACGCTGGCGCTCAGCATTCTTGCCCATGCGCTGATCGGCACGCCCGCGGCACCGTTGTACAAGGCGCTGATCGATTCCGGCCTCGGTGAGGATATTGCCGGCGCCGGCCTGGAGGCCGAGCTGCGTGAGATGTACTTCTCCACCGGTTTGAAAGGCATCGCCCCCGCCGATGCCGACAAGGTGGAGGAACTGATCCTGGCCACGCTGCAACGCCTGGTGCGCGAGGGCTTCGATTCCGGCACCATCGCGGCCGCGCTCAACACCATCGAGTTCCATCTGCGCGAAAAAAACACCGGCTCCTATCCCCGCGGGCTGGTGGTGATGTTGAGCGCGCTGACCACCTGGCTTTATGACGGCGACCCGCTCGCGCCGCTCGGTTTCGAAGCCCCGCTGGCGGCGATCAAGGCCAAACTCGCCGCCCATCCGCGCTTCTTCGAGGAGCTGGTGCAACGCCATTTGCTCGACAATGCCCACCGCAGCACCGTGCTGCTGCAACCGCAAGCGGGGCTGGCAGAGCAGGAGGAAGCGGCGGAGCGGGAGCGTCTGGCGGCAATCCAGGCGCAACTGTCCGCGGCCGAGATGGAAGGCATCATCGCACAGGCCGCCGAACTCAAACGCCGCCAGGAAACCCCCGACCCGCCCGAAGAGCTGGCCAAACTGCCCGTCTTGCAGCGGGAGGACCTCGACCGCAAGATTCGCACGATTCCCCAGGTCACGCTCGCCTATCACGGCACCCCGGTGCTCTATCATGAGCTGTTCACCAACGGCATCATCTATTTCGATCTCGGCTTCAATCTCCACCTGCTGCCGCCGCACCTGCTGCCCTACGTCTCCCTGTTCAGCCGTGCCCTGCTGGAGATGGGCACCGAGCAGGCGGATTTCGTCAAACTGCTGCAGCGCATCGGCTGCAAAACCGGCGGCATACGCGCCACTTCCTTCATCTCAATGCGCCAGCATCAGTCCGGCAGCCTGTCCTGGCTGTTCCTGCGCGGCAAAGCCATGCGTGCGCAGTGGGATGATCTGCTCGCCATCCTGCGCGATGTGCTGCTCACCGTGCGCCTGGACAACCAGGAGCGCTTCCGGCAAATGGTGCTGGACGAAAAGGCCGGCCAGGAAGCCGGCCTGGTGCCCGCCGGGCACAGGGTGGTCGGCTCGCGTCTGCAGGCCTGTTTCAATGAAGCCGGCTGGGCCAACGAAGAGATGGACGGAGTGAACTACCTGTTCTTCCTGCGCCAGCTTGCGCAGGAGGTCGATGCCAACTGGCCGGCGGTGCTGGCCCGCCTGGAGGAAATACGGCGCCGGCTGGTGAATCGCAACGGCATGTTGTGCAACCTCACGCTCGAGGAAAAGGACTGGCGTGCGTGCGAGCCGGGATTGTATGCCTTTCTCGACAGCCTGCCGCAAGCGCAGGCAACACCGGTTGATTGGTCGCCCCGGCTCAACCATGGCTTCGAAGGCCTGACCATTCCCGCGCAGGTCAATTATGTCGGCAAGGCCGCGAATCTCTATCGTCTCGGCTATGCGTTTCACGGCTCGGTTCTGGTGATCACCAACTTCCTGCGCACCACCTGGCTGTGGGAGCGCGTGCGCATGCAGGGTGGCGCCTACGGCGGCTTCTGCAGCTTCGGGCGGCATTCCGGCGTGTTCAGTTTTCTCTCGTATCGCGACCCCAATCTGCTCGCGACGATCGAGAACTATGACCGGGCCGGCGAGTTTCTTGCGCAGGTTTCGCTGCCGCCGCAGGAATTGACCAAAAGCATCATCGGCACCATTGGCGATCTCGATGCCTACCAACTGCCGGATGCCAAGGGCTATACCGCCATGATCCGCCATTTGCTCGGCGATACCGACGAGTTGCGTCAGCGCATACGCGATCAGGTGCTCGACACCACCGCAAGGGACTTCCGCGCCTTCGCCGAGGTGCTGGCGGCCGTGAAAGACAACGGCCTGGTGGTGGTGATGGGCTCACCGGCGGCCATCAATGAAGTGAATGCCGCACGCAACAACTGGTTGCGGGTCACCAAAGTTCTCTGA
- the lipA gene encoding lipoyl synthase codes for MSTVLPLLDSGMRPPLRVTPRPAWLKVKIPGGEGYHEIKQLVDRHRLHTVCEEARCPNIAECWSRRSATFMILGDICTRSCGFCAVKTGRPAGLDWDEPRRVAEAVACLNLRHAVITSVNRDELPDGGAALFAATIRAVRARVPGCSIEVLIPDFKGNQAALHTVLEAGPEILNHNVETIARLYRRVRPQANYRQSLELLQRAKKAGAVTKSGFMLGLGETLAEAKALLVDLHATGLDIATIGQYLQPTPAHVPVARFVPPAEFQELKEYGLALGLRHVESGPLVRSSYHADEQAQPVRAR; via the coding sequence ATGAGCACCGTTCTCCCCCTTCTCGACTCCGGCATGCGCCCGCCGCTGCGGGTGACGCCGCGACCGGCATGGCTGAAGGTCAAAATCCCGGGTGGCGAAGGCTATCACGAGATCAAGCAGCTCGTTGACCGGCACCGCCTGCACACGGTCTGTGAAGAGGCGCGCTGCCCGAACATCGCGGAGTGCTGGAGCCGGCGCAGTGCGACGTTCATGATTCTCGGCGACATCTGCACGCGCAGTTGCGGTTTTTGTGCGGTGAAGACCGGCCGGCCCGCCGGGCTGGACTGGGATGAGCCGCGCCGGGTCGCCGAAGCCGTGGCATGCCTCAATCTGCGCCATGCCGTCATCACCTCGGTCAATCGCGACGAATTGCCCGACGGCGGCGCCGCCCTGTTCGCGGCCACCATTCGCGCGGTGCGCGCCCGCGTGCCCGGCTGCAGCATCGAGGTGTTGATTCCCGATTTCAAGGGCAATCAGGCCGCGCTGCACACCGTGCTGGAGGCCGGGCCCGAGATTCTCAATCACAATGTCGAAACCATTGCGCGGTTGTATCGCCGCGTGCGGCCGCAGGCGAATTACCGCCAGTCGCTGGAATTGTTGCAGCGCGCAAAAAAAGCGGGCGCCGTGACCAAATCAGGTTTCATGCTCGGCCTGGGCGAGACCCTCGCGGAGGCCAAAGCCCTGCTGGTGGATTTGCACGCCACCGGGCTGGACATCGCGACCATTGGCCAATATTTGCAGCCCACCCCCGCTCATGTGCCGGTCGCGCGTTTTGTGCCGCCGGCAGAGTTCCAGGAGTTGAAGGAATACGGCCTGGCGCTCGGCCTGCGCCATGTGGAGTCCGGGCCGCTGGTGCGCAGCTCGTATCATGCCGATGAACAAGCGCAGCCGGTGAGAGCTCGCTGA
- a CDS encoding heavy-metal-associated domain-containing protein, with translation MKKFIFAGVAIPAMIFAGFLLLPQQGVVQSAVIPVSGMTCEGCAAKITQALEKLNGVKAVAVSLAKRQASVQFDAAVISEAAIAAAITKLGYQIGTAGAGTPPAGCESEGKEASGGCCTAKARPSST, from the coding sequence GTGAAAAAATTCATCTTTGCCGGTGTGGCCATTCCTGCCATGATATTCGCGGGTTTTCTGCTGCTGCCGCAACAGGGCGTGGTGCAGAGCGCGGTGATTCCGGTGTCGGGCATGACGTGTGAGGGTTGCGCCGCGAAGATCACGCAGGCGCTCGAGAAACTCAACGGTGTCAAGGCGGTGGCAGTGAGCCTCGCCAAACGGCAAGCCAGCGTGCAATTCGACGCGGCAGTGATTTCGGAAGCCGCGATCGCGGCGGCGATTACGAAGCTGGGTTATCAGATCGGGACTGCCGGTGCCGGGACGCCGCCGGCCGGCTGTGAAAGCGAGGGCAAGGAGGCCAGTGGCGGATGCTGCACCGCCAAAGCCAGGCCCTCCAGTACCTGA
- a CDS encoding flippase-like domain-containing protein codes for MRLKLVASLLISVLFTCLAFRGIDFAVMWRTLRQANYWLLAPTVLLMYVSLCLRAVRWGYFMKPIRTVAVRQLFAAMMIGYYGNNVFPFRLGEVLRAYAIGKSAGVSRMASFATIFVERIVDVISLLLLLGVSLLFHDYPAWIERGGALLLAVTVVCTVFIVFLMERTEKTLAFVTRLMRFFPVKVQAAVRGLLASFLEGFGVFKRTEHYWSVVWQSLAIWLCYAAIVFVTLEAFDLNRQYQMPPGASLVILVMTSIAIMVPAAPGYVGSFHWVCQQALVLFGVSASESLGFAVVSHVVNFIPITLLGFYYYYRQHLHLHEAVARTPLDPVAPDNAMPPCQPATHNADRQPQFEENVTRT; via the coding sequence ATGCGACTGAAACTCGTGGCCAGCCTGCTGATCAGCGTGCTCTTCACCTGTCTCGCTTTTCGTGGAATCGATTTTGCGGTGATGTGGCGCACGCTGCGACAGGCCAACTATTGGCTGTTGGCGCCGACCGTGCTGCTGATGTATGTCAGTTTGTGTTTGCGCGCCGTGCGCTGGGGCTATTTCATGAAGCCGATCAGGACGGTGGCGGTCAGGCAGTTGTTCGCAGCGATGATGATCGGCTACTATGGCAACAATGTCTTCCCTTTTCGCCTGGGGGAGGTGTTGCGGGCCTACGCGATCGGCAAGTCCGCGGGCGTGTCGCGCATGGCCTCCTTCGCAACCATCTTTGTCGAGCGCATCGTGGATGTCATTTCCCTGCTGCTGCTGCTGGGGGTCTCGCTGTTGTTTCACGATTATCCCGCCTGGATCGAACGCGGTGGCGCGCTGCTGCTCGCCGTCACGGTGGTTTGCACCGTGTTCATTGTTTTCCTGATGGAGCGCACCGAAAAGACGCTCGCTTTCGTCACCCGGCTCATGCGCTTTTTCCCAGTGAAGGTGCAGGCGGCCGTGCGCGGGCTGCTCGCCTCGTTTCTCGAGGGTTTTGGCGTGTTCAAACGAACAGAGCATTATTGGTCGGTGGTGTGGCAGTCGCTCGCCATTTGGCTGTGTTATGCCGCGATCGTGTTCGTGACGCTCGAGGCTTTCGATCTTAACCGCCAATATCAAATGCCGCCCGGTGCCAGTCTGGTGATTTTGGTGATGACCAGTATTGCGATCATGGTACCGGCCGCCCCCGGCTACGTCGGTTCGTTTCACTGGGTCTGCCAGCAGGCGCTGGTGCTCTTTGGGGTCTCCGCCAGTGAGTCGCTCGGGTTCGCCGTGGTCTCCCACGTGGTGAATTTCATTCCGATTACGCTGCTGGGCTTTTACTACTACTATCGCCAGCATTTGCATCTGCACGAAGCGGTTGCCCGGACCCCACTCGATCCCGTCGCTCCCGACAACGCCATGCCGCCCTGCCAGCCGGCAACCCACAATGCGGATCGCCAGCCGCAGTTCGAAGAGAATGTAACCCGAACGTGA
- a CDS encoding 2-oxo acid dehydrogenase subunit E2, with product MAKIDMVMPQMGESIAEGTILKWLKNVGDKVERDETILEISTDKVDSEIPAPAAGVLTKILVEEGKTVAVGTPIAVIETDVTAAAEGNGRAAQPAAAAPATPAAAVTAEAPVSVPAAGGEVMREGRRFYSPLVREIARQENLTMAELEAIPGSGEGGRVTKRDILAYLEQRKARPAAPAPPAAVTPAKPAAPAPAPVVVTAKPAAPVAAPAPVTLPQDQERVEIVPMDNMRRRIAEHMVMSKQTSPHVYSVSVCDLTRIVKYRERVKNEFEQREGTKLTYTPFFLAACVRAIREFPLINASIEGTNIIIKKAINLGVAVALDNGLIVPVIKNADALNLVGLARATNDLAQRARHKQLKPDEVQGGTFSVTNMGSFGNLFGIPVINQPQVAILGIGAIRKTPVVVGDGIAIRDIVYLSLSYDHRLIDGAYGGQFLQRIVEHLEAFELPQ from the coding sequence ATGGCAAAGATAGACATGGTGATGCCGCAAATGGGCGAGAGCATCGCCGAAGGCACGATCCTCAAGTGGCTCAAGAACGTCGGCGACAAAGTCGAGCGCGACGAAACCATTCTTGAAATCAGCACCGACAAAGTCGATTCGGAAATACCCGCACCCGCCGCGGGGGTGCTCACGAAAATTCTCGTGGAAGAGGGCAAAACCGTGGCGGTGGGCACCCCCATCGCTGTGATCGAGACCGATGTCACTGCCGCCGCCGAGGGCAATGGCAGGGCGGCACAACCCGCGGCAGCGGCACCGGCCACGCCGGCGGCAGCAGTGACCGCAGAAGCGCCGGTCTCCGTGCCCGCAGCCGGCGGCGAAGTGATGCGTGAAGGCAGGCGCTTTTATTCGCCGCTGGTGCGCGAGATCGCCAGACAGGAAAACCTCACGATGGCGGAATTGGAGGCGATTCCCGGCTCCGGAGAGGGCGGTCGCGTCACCAAGAGGGACATACTCGCTTATCTGGAACAGCGCAAGGCCAGGCCTGCGGCACCCGCACCGCCTGCTGCGGTCACGCCCGCGAAACCTGCAGCGCCGGCCCCCGCCCCTGTCGTGGTGACCGCGAAACCGGCGGCGCCGGTGGCGGCTCCCGCGCCGGTCACGCTGCCTCAGGATCAGGAGCGCGTCGAGATCGTGCCGATGGACAACATGCGCCGCCGCATCGCCGAGCACATGGTGATGAGCAAGCAAACCTCGCCGCATGTGTATTCGGTTTCGGTGTGCGATCTCACCCGCATCGTGAAGTATCGCGAGCGCGTCAAAAACGAATTCGAGCAGCGCGAAGGCACCAAGCTCACCTACACACCCTTCTTCCTGGCGGCCTGCGTGCGTGCCATCCGGGAATTTCCATTGATCAATGCCAGCATCGAGGGTACCAACATCATCATCAAGAAGGCGATCAATCTCGGGGTGGCGGTGGCGCTGGACAACGGCCTGATCGTGCCGGTGATCAAGAACGCCGATGCGCTCAACCTGGTGGGGCTGGCGCGCGCCACCAACGACCTCGCGCAGCGCGCCCGCCACAAACAATTGAAACCCGATGAAGTGCAGGGCGGCACCTTCAGCGTCACCAACATGGGCAGCTTCGGCAACCTGTTCGGCATCCCGGTGATCAACCAGCCGCAGGTCGCGATTCTCGGCATCGGTGCGATTCGCAAAACGCCGGTGGTGGTCGGTGACGGCATCGCCATTCGCGACATCGTCTACCTGTCGCTCTCTTATGATCACCGCCTGATCGACGGCGCCTATGGCGGGCAATTCCTGCAGCGCATCGTCGAACATCTGGAAGCATTCGAGCTGCCGCAATGA
- a CDS encoding 4Fe-4S binding protein has translation MLKTVQPVRENTASGPQVPRRKIPPEARRLLRAPAQLGLRARWWWRLRYDSQFLRRHLQIAFAALVIWIGVEFVLFVRWLESGGVGPAPERPPGVEGFLPLSGLISLKHWWLTGSVNLIHPAALFILLAILTLGVLLQKSFCGWLCPIGLLSELHWKLGRRLFGGNLRVPKWLDWPLRALKYLLLGFFLYAIFWQMDLPALTAFINSPYNQVADIKMLYFFEHIDRTTLRIIGVIALLSLPVKNFWCRYLCPYGALLGAGSLLSPVKITRNPERCIDCSLCTKACPANIKVHQVKRVYSDECMACLACARVCPVKDTLDLCTIVRGQRVPAPVLAALITGLFVAVTGAAMLAGLWQNSISHTEYLRHLPRIESYGHPGR, from the coding sequence ATGCTGAAGACGGTGCAGCCGGTGCGTGAGAACACTGCCTCAGGGCCGCAGGTGCCACGCCGAAAAATTCCCCCGGAAGCGCGACGCCTGCTCCGCGCCCCCGCCCAACTCGGCTTGCGGGCGCGCTGGTGGTGGCGCTTGCGGTATGATTCCCAGTTCCTGCGGCGGCACTTGCAAATTGCCTTTGCCGCGCTGGTCATTTGGATCGGCGTGGAATTCGTGCTCTTCGTGCGCTGGCTGGAAAGCGGCGGTGTGGGGCCGGCGCCGGAACGACCACCCGGAGTGGAAGGCTTCCTGCCGTTGAGCGGTTTGATCTCGCTCAAACACTGGTGGCTCACCGGCAGCGTCAATCTGATTCATCCGGCGGCGCTGTTCATCCTGCTTGCCATTCTCACGCTGGGCGTGCTGTTGCAGAAATCATTCTGTGGCTGGCTCTGCCCGATTGGCCTGCTCTCCGAACTGCACTGGAAGCTGGGCCGCCGGCTGTTCGGCGGCAATCTGCGCGTGCCGAAGTGGCTGGACTGGCCGCTGCGCGCGCTCAAATACCTGCTGCTCGGTTTCTTTCTTTATGCCATTTTTTGGCAGATGGATTTGCCCGCGCTCACCGCCTTCATCAACAGCCCCTACAATCAAGTGGCGGATATCAAGATGCTCTATTTTTTCGAGCATATTGACCGCACGACGTTGCGGATCATCGGGGTGATCGCGCTGCTGTCACTGCCCGTCAAAAATTTTTGGTGCCGCTATTTGTGCCCCTACGGCGCGCTGCTCGGTGCCGGCAGTCTGCTCAGTCCGGTCAAAATCACCCGCAATCCGGAACGCTGCATTGATTGCAGCCTGTGCACCAAAGCCTGCCCGGCGAACATCAAAGTCCATCAGGTGAAGCGCGTGTATTCCGACGAGTGCATGGCCTGCCTGGCCTGCGCCCGCGTGTGCCCGGTGAAAGACACGCTCGATTTGTGCACCATTGTGCGCGGGCAGCGGGTGCCGGCCCCGGTGCTGGCCGCGCTGATCACAGGCCTGTTCGTTGCCGTCACCGGCGCCGCCATGCTGGCCGGCCTCTGGCAAAACTCGATCAGTCACACAGAATATTTGCGGCACCTGCCGCGCATCGAGTCCTACGGACATCCGGGAAGGTAG